The DNA region TTGTTACCTTACCGTCAAGCACATATGCACCGGCAATAGTACCAACGTTGGAGATCTTGTATACCTGTCTTACCTCGATACGTCCCATGAGGTTTTCACGGTACTTAGGAGCAAGCATACCCTTCATCGCTGTTTCGATCTCTTCGATTGCATCGTAGATGATCCTGTAGAGACGGATGTCGATGCCGTCCTTCTTTGCATTTTCTGCAATTACAGGATCAGGTCTTACGTTGAATCCGATGATGATAGCGTTTGAAGCATTTGCAAGCATGAGGTCACCTTCAGTTACGGTACCTACACCGCCGTGGATAACTCTTACGCGTACTTCGTCATTTGAAAGCTTTTCAAGTGACTGTGTAACGGCTTCAACTGAACCCTGTACGTCAGCCTTGACGATAAGAGGGAGTTCCTTGATGTCGCCTTCAGCGATCTGGCTGAAGAGGTTGTCGAGTGTGACCTTCTGGTAAGCTTTGAAGTGTTCTTCCTTGGCTTCGTGCTTTCTCTGTTCAACGAGTTCACGTGCAAGTCTTTCGTCTTCAACGGCGTTGAATGTGTCACCTGCGCTCGGTACTTCAGCGAGACCTGTGATCTCAACAGGAACTGAAGGACCTGCAGACTTGACTTCCTTGCCCTTGTCGTTTGTCATAACTCTTACACGGCCGACAGATGTACCTGCGATGATGATGTCGCCCTGATGAAGTGTACCGTTCTGTACGAGAAGTGTTGCGATAGGACCACGACCCTTGTCGAGTCTTGCTTCGATAACAGCACCCTTTGCAAGTCTGTTCGGATTAGCCTTGAGTTCACGGAATTCAGCAACGAGAAGTACGTTTTCGAGGAGTTCCTTGATACCTTCGCCTGTCTTAGCTGATACAGGTACGCAGATGACGTCACCGCCCCATTCTTCGATTACAAGGCCGTGTTCAGTGAGTTCCTGCTTAACCTTGTCAGGGTTTGCGCCTTCCTTGTCCATCTTGTTGATAGCAACGATGATGGAAACGCCTGCAGCCTTTGCATGGTTGATAGCTTCAACTGTCTGCGGCATGATACCGTCATCGGCAGCAACAACGAGAATTGCGATATCTGTTACAGATGCACCTCTTGCACGCATTGCTGTAAATGCTTCGTGGCCAGGTGTATCAAGGAATGTGATATGCTTTTCGCCTACACGAACCTTGTAAGCACCGATGTGCTGTGTGATACCGCCGGCTTCCGTATCAGTTACGTGTGCCTTTCTGATGTTGTCGAGAAGTGAAGTTTTACCGTGGTCAACGTGACCCATTACAACAACGACAGGATCTCTTTCGACCATATCCTCTTCTGAGTCGTTGTCATCGATAAGTCTTTCCTCGATAGTAACGATAACTTCCTTTTCAACCTTTGCGCCGAGTTCCTCAGCGATGAGTGAAGCTGTATCGAAGTCGATCTCTTCATTTATTGAAGCCATTACGCCGAGGCCCATGAGCTTCTTGATAACTTCGGAAACTGTTACCTTGAGACGTGAAGCGAGTTCGCTTACAACGATGCTGTCCGGAATGAGGACCTTGAGCTGCTGCTTTCTTGCTCTTTCGAGTTCAAGACGGCGGAGCTTTTCAGTTTCAGTTTCCTTCTTTGAAAGATGCTTGTTCTTCTGAGCAGACTTCTGGTTGATCTTCTGCTTCTTTGTATAGTTGTCCTTGCTGTGGCTCTTCGGAGCTATCTGTTCGTATCTTTCGTTGTACTTGTCGAGTTCAACATAGCTTCCGCGTGTGTCAACTGTTCTTACAGACTTTTCAGGAACAGAGGATGCCATATTTGCATTGAGACTTGTCTTTTCTCCGCGCTGGTTTGATCCGCTCTTTTCTTCCGGCTTGCGTACCGGCTTCGGCTGCTTCTGCTGAAGCGGTCTTGAAAAGTCCTTATGCTTTTTAGGCTGCTGCTTTGGTGATTCAGTATCTGGTATGCTGTTATTCTTTTGATTCATATTCTCTACCGATTCCTTCTTATCATCAGCTTTGCTTTCTTCCTTAACTGGTTTAACCGTTTCTTCAGTTTTCTTTTCAGTCTTCTCAGCCTTTACAGGTTTTTCGACCGGCTTTTCTGCCTGCTTCGGAGCAGCCTTTTCGACCGGCTTCTCTGCCTGCTTTTCAGCTGGTTTTTCTGCAGTCTTTTCTGCAGGTTTTTCCTGAGCCTTTGGCTTCTTGTTCTCAGGCTTTTTATTTTCTGCAGGAGCACTCTTTTCTTCCTTCTTTTCAGGCGCTTTTGCCTCCTGCTTTTTATTTCTCTGTTCAAAGTAGGCATCCAGGCTGGCTACCTGATTCTCCTGTGTGAAATGTTCAAGAACTAAATTTATCTCTTCTTCAGTAAGAGTAGATGAAGGTTTCTTCTTTACATCAGAAAACTCTCCCATAAGTTCTGCAACATCATTTCCTGATACACCGAGATCCTTTGCCAGATCGCTTATCTTGATTTTTTTTAACATTCTATAAGATACCTCCTGATTTTATATATTTTCAGACGTTATTTTCCTCACGTGCCTGTTCTGCGTATTCCCTGAGCTTACGGGCAAATCCCGCATCGCAGACTGCCATAACGCCTGCCTTTCGTCCGATACTGTTTCCTATGTCCTCCATGGTGAAAGGAAGTTCCACAAGCGGCACACTGCCTTTTTCACACATGAAAGCTGTTTCCTTGAGAGTTTTCGGGGAAACGTCTGACGTTACCATAACGCAGGCTGCCTTTCCTCCGGTAACTGATTCCTTTGAAACGTCGAAACCCTTTGCGAGACTGCCGGACTTTGCACACATGGTGAAAAGATTAAAGAATTTTTCCCTGTAATTCATCTTCAAACTCCTTGTACAGCTCGTCGCTTATCTCACATCCGAAGGATCTTGCTATGCGTCCGGACTTTCTCGCCTTCGCGAGACATTCCTTATCGGGACAGATGTACGCCCCTCTTCCGTTAAGGCGGCCTGTAAAGTCAAGCTTTACTTCGTTTTCAGCAGTCCTTACTATTCTGATAAGTTCTTTCTTGGGTTTCATTGTACTGCATCCGCAGCACATTCTTTCAGGTATTTTCTTTACACCCATTTTTTATTCCTCAGAAGTTTCCTGTTCGCTGTCGAGTTCAGGAAGATCGAGAATTGTTTCTTCCTCTGCGGCAGTGTCTTCTGCTAAATCAAGTTCTTCATTCTTTGCTTCTTCAGCAGCCTTTGCAGCTTCAGAAACAGGCTTGATATCGATCTTGTATCCTGTAAGCTTTGCTGCGAGCTTTGCGTTCTGGCCTCTGTTGCCGATAGCAAGTGAAAGCTGGCTGTCAGGAACGATTACTGTACATGCCTTTGCTTCTTCATCGATCATAACCTTTGTTACTTCAGAAGGAGCAAGTGACTTTGCAATGAATTCCTCAGGATTTTCGCTGTATACT from Ruminococcus sp. HUN007 includes:
- a CDS encoding YlxR family protein, producing MGVKKIPERMCCGCSTMKPKKELIRIVRTAENEVKLDFTGRLNGRGAYICPDKECLAKARKSGRIARSFGCEISDELYKEFEDELQGKIL
- a CDS encoding ribosomal L7Ae/L30e/S12e/Gadd45 family protein, producing MNYREKFFNLFTMCAKSGSLAKGFDVSKESVTGGKAACVMVTSDVSPKTLKETAFMCEKGSVPLVELPFTMEDIGNSIGRKAGVMAVCDAGFARKLREYAEQAREENNV
- the infB gene encoding translation initiation factor IF-2, yielding MLKKIKISDLAKDLGVSGNDVAELMGEFSDVKKKPSSTLTEEEINLVLEHFTQENQVASLDAYFEQRNKKQEAKAPEKKEEKSAPAENKKPENKKPKAQEKPAEKTAEKPAEKQAEKPVEKAAPKQAEKPVEKPVKAEKTEKKTEETVKPVKEESKADDKKESVENMNQKNNSIPDTESPKQQPKKHKDFSRPLQQKQPKPVRKPEEKSGSNQRGEKTSLNANMASSVPEKSVRTVDTRGSYVELDKYNERYEQIAPKSHSKDNYTKKQKINQKSAQKNKHLSKKETETEKLRRLELERARKQQLKVLIPDSIVVSELASRLKVTVSEVIKKLMGLGVMASINEEIDFDTASLIAEELGAKVEKEVIVTIEERLIDDNDSEEDMVERDPVVVVMGHVDHGKTSLLDNIRKAHVTDTEAGGITQHIGAYKVRVGEKHITFLDTPGHEAFTAMRARGASVTDIAILVVAADDGIMPQTVEAINHAKAAGVSIIVAINKMDKEGANPDKVKQELTEHGLVIEEWGGDVICVPVSAKTGEGIKELLENVLLVAEFRELKANPNRLAKGAVIEARLDKGRGPIATLLVQNGTLHQGDIIIAGTSVGRVRVMTNDKGKEVKSAGPSVPVEITGLAEVPSAGDTFNAVEDERLARELVEQRKHEAKEEHFKAYQKVTLDNLFSQIAEGDIKELPLIVKADVQGSVEAVTQSLEKLSNDEVRVRVIHGGVGTVTEGDLMLANASNAIIIGFNVRPDPVIAENAKKDGIDIRLYRIIYDAIEEIETAMKGMLAPKYRENLMGRIEVRQVYKISNVGTIAGAYVLDGKVTRQCEIRVVRDGIVIAEDKIDSLKRFKDDAKEVASGFECGIGLERFNDIKEGDIFEAFIMEEYRED